Proteins encoded within one genomic window of Odocoileus virginianus isolate 20LAN1187 ecotype Illinois chromosome 2, Ovbor_1.2, whole genome shotgun sequence:
- the NAT8 gene encoding N-acetyltransferase 8 → MAPYHIRKYQENDRKRVIDLFSMAQAEHIPATFRHILKLPQTIVLLLGGPLAVILVSGSWVLAFVASLALLAALRFLAKYPWKQFVAMSLRTDMSDITKSYLSECGSGFWVAESKGQVVGMVGALPVEQPTLQKQQLELLHLCVAPEHRGHGIAKALVRTVLTFARDRGYGEVVLITSMLQHSALALYQRLGFQKTRQFFLFKKWRLISLSQIQFTYCLPSAQVSQALEQGGGL, encoded by the coding sequence ATGGCTCCCTATCACATCCGCAAATACCAGGAAAATGACCGCAAACGGGTCATAGATTTGTTCTCTATGGCGCAGGCCGAGCACATTCCTGCCACCTTCCGCCACATCCTGAAGCTGCCCCAAACCATTGTGCTCTTGCTTGGGGGACCCCTTGCCGTAATCCTAGTCTCTGGCTCCTGGGTTCTGGCCTTTGTGGCCAGCCTCGCCCTCCTTGCTGCCCTAAGGTTCCTTGCCAAATACCCCTGGAAGCAGTTTGTAGCCATGTCTTTGCGCACAGACATGTCTGACATCACTAAATCTTACCTCAGTGAGTGTGGCTCGGGCTTCTGGGTGGCTGAGTCTAAGGGGCAGGTGGTGGGCATGGTGGGAGCACTGCCTGTTGAGCAGCCCACCCtgcagaagcagcagctggagCTGCTTCACCTGTGCGTGGCCCCTGAGCACCGAGGTCACGGGATAGCAAAAGCCCTGGTCAGGACTGTCCTCACGTTTGCACGAGACCGGGGCTACGGCGAAGTGGTCCTGATCACCAGCATGCTGCAGCACTCTGCCCTGGCCCTTTACCAGCGCCTTGGCTTCCAGAAGACGAGACAGTTTTTCTTATTCAAAAAATGGAGGctaatttctctctctcaaatTCAATTTACCTACTGCCTCCCCTCTGCTCAGGTCTCTCAGGCACTGGAGCAGGGAGGGGGCCTGTGA